A stretch of the Chitinophaga sp. Cy-1792 genome encodes the following:
- a CDS encoding RNA polymerase sigma factor: MKTKEAIFLKLIEQHKGIIHKISRMYMDNSTDQEDLAQEIIYQLWKSFDNFRSESSFSTWMYRVALNTALVFFKKDQRLPKTTDQVPEIAAEETGSTKESQLSHFYRAVQKLDRLEKALIFYHLEQYSHKEIADNLGITEGNARTKLSRAKIKLKELIKLQGYEF, encoded by the coding sequence TTGAAAACTAAAGAAGCAATATTTCTGAAACTGATAGAACAGCACAAAGGCATTATCCATAAGATATCACGGATGTATATGGATAATAGCACTGACCAGGAAGATCTGGCACAGGAAATCATCTATCAGCTGTGGAAGTCGTTTGATAATTTTCGGAGTGAGAGTAGTTTTTCGACCTGGATGTACAGAGTAGCTTTAAATACAGCGTTGGTATTTTTCAAGAAAGATCAGCGTTTGCCTAAAACTACTGACCAGGTCCCGGAAATTGCCGCTGAAGAAACGGGGAGCACAAAAGAATCGCAGCTATCTCATTTTTACAGGGCCGTACAAAAGCTGGACAGGTTGGAAAAAGCGTTAATCTTTTATCATCTGGAACAGTATTCTCACAAAGAAATCGCCGACAACCTTGGTATTACAGAAGGTAATGCCCGAACAAAGCTCAGCAGAGCAAAAATCAAATTAAAAGAACTTATTAAATTACAAGGTTATGAATTTTGA
- a CDS encoding anthranilate synthase component I family protein, whose amino-acid sequence MRTIQVKTRSKQMLADVFTPVGIYLRLRDKFPGSILLESTDYRASENSYSFIGIKPIAGIEVTSTSNFEFKYPNLPVEKKQLNNKEQVTGEIDKFLKQFTFSGNNPVPLAQSLFGYTTFDAVQFFETIEFNKEKQSANTIPLMRYRFYQYVIAINHFKDELYLCENQIEGIDSEFELIESIIRHKDSPGYPFTTTGAETSNMTDAEYMQMVEQGKQHCFRGDVFQVVLSRAFQQSFSGDEFNVYRALRSINPSPYLFFFDYGDYKLMGSSPESQIVIRDGKAIIHPIAGTFRRTGDDTLDKQLADKLLQDPKENAEHVMLVDLARNDLSRNAQEVTVDSYKEVQYYSHVIHLVSEVSGKVDPEMNPFDLLAATFPAGTLSGAPKYRAMEIIDQYEPTPRGFYGGCIGAVGFNGNFNHAIMIRSILSKMNTLYYQAGAGVVAKSVASSELEEVNNKLNALKQAILLAQKL is encoded by the coding sequence ATGCGTACCATTCAAGTAAAAACGAGATCCAAACAGATGCTGGCGGACGTGTTCACGCCAGTTGGAATCTATCTGCGGCTTCGGGATAAGTTTCCTGGCTCTATTCTCCTCGAAAGTACCGATTACCGGGCCAGTGAAAACAGCTACTCCTTTATCGGTATTAAGCCCATCGCCGGGATCGAAGTTACCTCCACCTCAAATTTTGAATTCAAGTATCCCAATCTCCCTGTAGAAAAGAAACAACTCAACAACAAAGAACAGGTAACAGGTGAAATAGACAAGTTCCTCAAACAATTCACCTTCTCCGGAAACAACCCTGTACCACTGGCCCAGAGCCTTTTCGGATATACTACCTTTGATGCAGTTCAGTTCTTCGAAACAATAGAATTCAACAAGGAAAAACAATCAGCCAACACGATCCCCCTGATGCGCTATCGTTTTTACCAGTACGTCATCGCCATCAACCACTTTAAAGATGAACTTTACCTGTGCGAAAACCAGATAGAAGGCATCGACAGCGAGTTTGAACTGATTGAATCCATCATCCGCCACAAAGACTCTCCGGGATATCCTTTTACCACTACAGGCGCCGAAACATCCAACATGACAGACGCCGAATACATGCAGATGGTAGAACAGGGAAAACAACACTGCTTCCGGGGCGACGTTTTCCAGGTAGTACTCTCCAGAGCCTTCCAGCAGTCTTTCTCCGGCGATGAATTCAATGTTTACCGCGCCCTCCGCTCCATCAACCCCTCACCTTATCTTTTCTTCTTCGATTACGGCGATTATAAATTAATGGGTTCCTCACCGGAATCACAAATAGTTATCCGTGATGGAAAAGCAATCATCCACCCGATAGCAGGCACTTTCCGCCGCACCGGCGATGATACACTCGATAAACAACTGGCGGATAAACTCCTGCAAGACCCTAAAGAAAATGCAGAACACGTCATGCTGGTAGATCTTGCCCGTAATGACCTCAGCAGAAATGCACAGGAAGTAACGGTAGATTCTTATAAAGAAGTACAGTATTACTCTCACGTGATACACCTGGTAAGTGAAGTAAGCGGTAAAGTAGATCCGGAAATGAATCCGTTCGACTTACTGGCAGCCACTTTCCCGGCAGGTACACTCTCCGGTGCACCAAAATACAGGGCCATGGAAATTATCGATCAGTACGAACCTACCCCTCGCGGCTTCTATGGCGGCTGTATAGGCGCAGTAGGCTTCAACGGTAACTTCAACCATGCGATCATGATCCGTTCAATTCTCAGTAAAATGAATACCCTGTACTATCAGGCAGGAGCGGGTGTAGTAGCTAAATCTGTTGCCTCCTCCGAACTGGAAGAAGTAAATAATAAACTCAATGCTTTAAAACAGGCCATTTTGCTGGCGCAAAAACTCTGA
- a CDS encoding TraB/GumN family protein — MKKVCLTILAIATIILVISIKKSAAQTKNSAAVLANSMLWKISGNGLQQPSYLYGTYHMVCANDFIIKDKVRQALEGSNTYVIEADVIHEEELKKLQPMMFSDTAQSKRLPAKTYTEVDSILKKVIGVGFDKVDNLTLSTISSIMMQAIYTCQEKKRYEEELFKLATAKQIPMDTLESIEGQMVFYKKAFSDEVTLDQIRNFDQYKGILQSSVKQYNNEELLALHSVNTDPKYMTKETQYWLLQVRNANWVKKMPAMMKKGSNFFAVGAAHLAGNDGLIRLLQAQGYKVEPVLN, encoded by the coding sequence ATGAAAAAAGTATGTTTAACTATCCTCGCAATTGCAACTATCATCCTGGTTATTTCCATTAAAAAATCAGCAGCCCAAACTAAAAATTCTGCGGCCGTTCTTGCTAACTCCATGCTTTGGAAAATTTCCGGAAACGGCCTTCAGCAGCCATCTTACCTATATGGCACCTATCATATGGTTTGTGCAAATGATTTCATTATAAAAGATAAAGTAAGACAGGCACTGGAAGGCAGCAACACATATGTTATTGAAGCAGACGTTATTCATGAAGAAGAACTGAAAAAACTACAACCTATGATGTTCAGTGATACTGCACAGAGCAAACGTTTACCGGCAAAGACTTATACCGAAGTAGATTCCATTCTTAAAAAGGTAATTGGGGTTGGATTCGACAAGGTTGACAACCTCACCTTAAGCACCATCAGCAGTATAATGATGCAGGCAATATACACCTGTCAGGAAAAGAAAAGATATGAAGAAGAGTTGTTCAAACTGGCTACTGCAAAGCAGATCCCGATGGATACACTGGAATCAATTGAAGGGCAGATGGTATTTTACAAGAAAGCATTTAGCGACGAGGTAACATTAGATCAGATCAGAAATTTTGATCAGTACAAAGGGATATTACAAAGTTCCGTAAAGCAGTACAACAATGAGGAATTACTGGCATTGCATAGTGTGAATACCGATCCAAAATACATGACTAAAGAAACGCAGTATTGGTTATTACAGGTAAGAAATGCCAATTGGGTGAAAAAAATGCCGGCGATGATGAAAAAAGGCAGTAACTTCTTCGCGGTTGGTGCAGCACACCTGGCAGGCAACGATGGATTGATCAGGTTACTGCAGGCGCAGGGTTATAAAGTAGAGCCAGTATTAAACTAA
- a CDS encoding aminodeoxychorismate/anthranilate synthase component II has translation MNILVFDNYDSFTYNLVHLVEKIIDGKVTVVRNDEIPLEKVNDYDKIILSPGPGIPEEAGLLLPLIKEYAPSKSIFGVCLGQQAIGQAFGASLINLKEVYHGVATNVKVVNNSGRIFKNLPEELEVGRYHSWVVDENTLPSELIVTAKDEEGFIMALQHEKYDVSGVQFHPESVLTPMGEQILRNWLER, from the coding sequence ATGAACATCCTTGTATTTGATAACTACGACTCATTCACATATAATCTCGTACACCTGGTCGAAAAAATTATCGACGGCAAAGTAACAGTAGTACGTAATGATGAAATTCCATTGGAAAAAGTAAATGATTACGATAAAATCATTCTTTCTCCAGGCCCCGGTATCCCGGAAGAAGCCGGCCTCCTGCTGCCGCTGATCAAAGAATACGCCCCTTCCAAATCCATCTTCGGGGTATGTCTCGGTCAACAGGCCATCGGACAGGCTTTCGGCGCCTCCCTGATCAACCTCAAGGAAGTATATCACGGCGTGGCTACCAACGTAAAGGTCGTCAACAATAGTGGCCGCATTTTTAAGAATTTACCGGAAGAACTGGAAGTAGGCCGCTACCACTCATGGGTAGTAGATGAAAACACACTCCCTTCTGAATTGATCGTGACTGCTAAAGATGAAGAAGGTTTCATCATGGCTTTACAACACGAAAAATATGATGTGAGTGGCGTACAGTTCCACCCTGAAAGTGTACTGACACCTATGGGAGAACAGATATTGAGAAACTGGCTGGAACGCTAA
- a CDS encoding DNA alkylation repair protein: MKSSAKNIINDVREALQNSVDETADAQRYSKDKLKVYGMRNAAIASIAKISFKEIKDRPKEEIFSLCEILWKSEYLEEGYIACNWSYAIRRQYEADDIKTFENWVQHYVTNWITCDTLCNHTVGTLIEMYPKQISYLKKWALSDNRWMRRAAAVTLIVPAKKGLFLPDIFKIADTLLMDKDDMVQKGYGWMLKEASKENLEKVYQYIMKHRASMPRTALRYAIEKFPPQMKAEAMKK; encoded by the coding sequence ATGAAAAGTAGCGCCAAAAACATTATCAATGATGTACGGGAAGCCCTGCAAAACAGCGTCGATGAAACTGCTGATGCACAGCGTTATTCCAAAGATAAACTCAAAGTATACGGCATGCGCAATGCTGCGATTGCCAGTATTGCCAAAATCTCCTTTAAAGAAATAAAAGATAGGCCTAAGGAGGAAATATTTAGTCTTTGTGAGATACTCTGGAAATCTGAATACCTGGAAGAAGGGTATATCGCGTGTAACTGGAGCTATGCCATCCGCAGGCAATATGAAGCGGATGATATTAAAACGTTTGAAAACTGGGTGCAGCACTATGTTACCAACTGGATCACCTGTGATACGCTATGTAACCACACCGTAGGAACACTGATAGAAATGTACCCTAAGCAAATCAGCTACCTTAAAAAGTGGGCCTTGTCCGATAACCGCTGGATGCGTCGTGCCGCTGCTGTTACGCTGATTGTCCCTGCAAAGAAAGGCCTGTTCCTGCCGGATATTTTTAAAATTGCTGACACCTTGTTAATGGATAAAGATGATATGGTGCAGAAAGGTTATGGCTGGATGTTAAAGGAGGCCAGTAAAGAAAACCTGGAGAAGGTATATCAGTATATCATGAAACATAGAGCCAGCATGCCCCGCACTGCTTTAAGATATGCAATCGAAAAATTTCCACCCCAGATGAAAGCCGAAGCCATGAAGAAATGA
- the hisG gene encoding ATP phosphoribosyltransferase, protein MKLKIAIQKSGRLHDDSIKLLKECGIDINNGVNKLKTEASNFPLEVFFLRDDDIPQYIEDGVADIGIVGENVVLEKKKQVNIVQKLGFGKCRLSMAVPKSMDYKGVQDFQNTRIATSYPVIVEEWLQGQNIKAEIHEISGSVEIAPGIGLAHAICDLVSSGSTLFMNGLQEVETVLKSEAVLVAYHHLQPEQAKLLEKLLFRIQAVKKAKNNKYILLNAPNEKLNEIIGLLPGMKSPTVLPLAEAGWSSVHSVLNENDFWDIIESLKAAGAQGILVVPIEKMVI, encoded by the coding sequence ATGAAACTGAAAATCGCCATCCAGAAATCAGGCCGCCTGCACGATGATTCCATCAAACTGTTGAAGGAATGCGGCATCGACATCAACAATGGTGTCAATAAGCTGAAGACAGAAGCAAGTAACTTCCCGCTGGAAGTATTTTTTCTTCGTGATGATGATATTCCTCAATACATCGAAGACGGCGTTGCCGATATCGGTATTGTAGGCGAAAACGTAGTGCTGGAAAAGAAAAAACAAGTAAACATTGTCCAGAAATTAGGTTTCGGAAAATGTCGTTTATCCATGGCCGTGCCTAAATCTATGGACTACAAAGGCGTGCAGGACTTCCAGAATACCCGCATCGCTACCAGCTACCCGGTAATTGTGGAAGAATGGCTGCAAGGCCAGAACATCAAAGCGGAGATCCACGAGATCAGCGGCTCCGTAGAAATTGCACCTGGCATTGGCCTGGCACATGCTATCTGCGACCTTGTCAGCAGCGGTTCTACGCTGTTTATGAACGGGCTCCAGGAAGTGGAAACGGTACTGAAATCGGAAGCTGTACTGGTGGCATACCACCACCTGCAACCGGAACAGGCCAAACTGCTGGAAAAACTGCTGTTCCGTATACAGGCGGTTAAAAAAGCGAAGAACAATAAATATATCCTGCTCAACGCACCTAACGAAAAACTCAACGAAATCATCGGGCTGCTGCCGGGAATGAAGAGTCCTACGGTACTGCCACTGGCAGAAGCAGGATGGAGTTCTGTTCACTCTGTGCTGAATGAAAACGATTTCTGGGATATCATCGAAAGCCTCAAAGCTGCCGGTGCACAAGGTATCCTCGTGGTGCCTATCGAAAAAATGGTGATCTAA
- a CDS encoding TraB/GumN family protein, translating to MKNTLKSLLALTIIVLAFVTNETPAQASREKAPANTLLWKISGNGLQKPSYLFGTYHMLCENDFIIRDKVKKALESADAFVLETDVIHPAALQQVQLSFLSDTPQTKRLSKETWNEVDTILKQQLGVGLDRFDRFKLNAISMSMLIAAYDCKSLKFFEQELFKLADARHIPMDTLESIDAQISFLNNAMPDEAALNGIRTFAQYKPIVRTSINQYKNEELQALYNTMTQSNQMAANELYWILHVRNSNWAKKMPAMMKKGSNFFAVGAGHLPGDDGVIKLLQAQGYKVEPVFN from the coding sequence ATGAAAAATACCTTAAAGTCATTGCTTGCATTAACCATTATTGTGCTTGCTTTCGTCACTAATGAAACACCAGCCCAGGCCTCCAGGGAGAAAGCGCCTGCCAATACCTTACTCTGGAAAATATCTGGAAATGGCCTCCAGAAACCATCTTATCTTTTTGGCACCTATCATATGCTCTGTGAAAATGATTTTATCATACGCGATAAAGTAAAAAAAGCGCTGGAAAGTGCGGATGCATTTGTCCTCGAAACAGATGTAATTCACCCTGCAGCATTGCAACAGGTGCAGCTCAGCTTTTTAAGCGATACACCACAGACCAAACGGCTATCCAAAGAAACCTGGAACGAGGTAGATACCATTCTGAAGCAGCAGCTGGGCGTGGGACTAGACCGCTTCGACCGGTTCAAATTAAATGCGATCAGCATGTCCATGCTTATTGCCGCTTATGATTGCAAAAGTTTAAAATTTTTTGAACAGGAATTATTTAAACTGGCGGATGCCAGGCATATCCCGATGGATACACTCGAATCAATTGATGCACAGATAAGCTTCCTCAATAATGCCATGCCTGATGAAGCAGCGCTGAATGGCATCAGAACATTTGCGCAATATAAACCCATCGTCAGGACATCTATCAACCAGTATAAAAATGAAGAATTGCAGGCATTGTACAATACGATGACGCAAAGTAATCAAATGGCTGCAAACGAGCTATACTGGATACTACATGTTCGTAACAGCAACTGGGCAAAGAAAATGCCGGCCATGATGAAAAAAGGCAGCAACTTTTTTGCTGTTGGCGCCGGGCACCTTCCGGGAGATGACGGAGTGATCAAACTATTACAGGCACAGGGTTATAAGGTAGAACCTGTGTTTAACTAA
- the hisD gene encoding histidinol dehydrogenase: MQVIKYPAVDTWASILQRPVMDTSTLEAKVDTILQDVKANGDAAVRKYAAQFDKVTLENFEVQPEAYERAEAALEPALKAAIQQAAKNITTFHAAQQSTPEVIATMPGVECWRKSVGIEKVGLYIPGGSAPLFSTILMLGIPARIAGCKEVILCTPSNAKGEVHPAILYSAKLVGISRVFTIGGVQAIGAMAYGTATVPQVYKIFGPGNQFVTCAKQLVSKAGLAIDMPAGPSEVAVLADDACIPDFVAADLLSQAEHGPDSQVVLVTTSEKVITDVQAALNEQLELLPRKDIATGALSNSRIILVDNMDTAMSMLNAYAPEHLILACSGAYELAGRVTNAGSVFIGNYTPESAGDYASGTNHTLPTNGYARAYSGVSLDSFVKKITFQQISPAGLQQIGATIEAMAAAEGLDAHKQAVSVRLKKINNQ, encoded by the coding sequence ATGCAAGTAATTAAATATCCTGCCGTTGATACATGGGCCAGCATCCTGCAACGCCCGGTGATGGATACTTCCACACTGGAAGCAAAGGTGGATACCATCCTTCAGGACGTAAAAGCCAATGGCGACGCGGCAGTCAGGAAATACGCAGCGCAGTTTGATAAAGTAACGCTGGAAAATTTTGAAGTACAGCCGGAAGCATACGAACGTGCAGAAGCAGCACTGGAACCAGCCTTGAAGGCGGCGATCCAGCAGGCGGCAAAGAATATTACCACCTTCCACGCGGCGCAGCAATCTACACCTGAAGTAATTGCTACCATGCCCGGGGTGGAATGCTGGCGTAAATCCGTAGGAATAGAAAAGGTAGGCCTTTATATTCCCGGTGGCTCTGCTCCGCTGTTCTCTACCATCCTCATGCTGGGAATCCCTGCCCGCATTGCTGGCTGTAAGGAGGTAATCCTTTGCACGCCTTCCAATGCCAAAGGGGAAGTACACCCGGCGATTCTTTATTCGGCTAAGCTGGTAGGTATTTCCAGGGTATTTACCATCGGTGGCGTACAGGCTATCGGCGCTATGGCCTACGGCACAGCAACGGTACCTCAGGTGTATAAGATATTTGGTCCTGGTAATCAATTTGTTACGTGCGCCAAACAACTCGTGAGCAAAGCCGGACTGGCCATAGACATGCCGGCAGGCCCTTCAGAGGTAGCCGTACTGGCGGATGATGCCTGTATCCCGGACTTTGTGGCGGCAGATCTGCTGTCACAGGCGGAACACGGCCCCGACAGTCAGGTGGTACTGGTTACTACCAGCGAAAAGGTAATCACGGATGTGCAGGCTGCCCTCAACGAACAGCTGGAACTCCTGCCACGAAAGGATATCGCTACCGGCGCCCTGTCAAATAGCCGTATCATCCTCGTGGATAATATGGATACCGCCATGAGCATGCTGAACGCATATGCCCCGGAACACCTCATTTTAGCCTGTTCCGGCGCTTATGAGCTGGCAGGTAGGGTAACGAATGCAGGATCGGTGTTTATCGGCAATTATACCCCTGAAAGTGCGGGAGACTATGCTTCAGGTACCAACCACACCCTGCCTACAAACGGTTATGCCCGCGCTTATAGCGGCGTATCGCTGGATAGCTTTGTAAAAAAGATTACCTTCCAGCAAATATCACCGGCAGGGTTGCAGCAAATTGGTGCTACCATTGAGGCCATGGCTGCAGCGGAAGGTCTGGATGCACACAAACAGGCGGTGTCGGTGCGTCTCAAAAAAATTAATAACCAGTAA
- the hisB gene encoding bifunctional histidinol-phosphatase/imidazoleglycerol-phosphate dehydratase HisB encodes MKRVLFIDRDGTLIKEVPPTYQIDSLDKIEFYPKVFVNMARIATELGYELAMVTNQDGLGTASFPEDTFWPSQNFIMKAFENEGVVFDEVFIDRSFPADNAPTRKPRTGMLTKYLTGEYDLENSFVIGDRITDVELAKNLGAKAIWMNEGTGLGAAEINDSAAALREVIALETTDWNRIYEFLKVGLRTVTHVRKTNETDISININLDGTGKANIHTGLGFFDHMLDQIARHGAIDLDITAKGDLHIDEHHTIEDTGIALGEAMAKALGDKRGIERYGFTLPMDDCLAQVGIDFGGRNWLVWDATFKREKIGEMPTEMFYHFFKSFSDGARANLNIKAEGENEHHKIEAIFKAFAKAVKVAVKRNPTKMQLPSTKGVL; translated from the coding sequence ATGAAACGCGTCCTCTTTATAGATCGTGATGGTACCCTCATTAAAGAAGTACCGCCAACTTACCAGATCGATAGTCTTGATAAGATAGAATTTTACCCGAAGGTATTTGTGAATATGGCCAGAATAGCCACTGAACTGGGTTACGAGCTGGCAATGGTTACCAACCAGGACGGCCTGGGCACTGCCTCCTTCCCGGAAGATACTTTCTGGCCTTCCCAGAACTTCATCATGAAAGCTTTCGAAAACGAAGGCGTTGTATTTGATGAAGTGTTCATTGATCGTAGCTTTCCGGCGGATAATGCGCCTACGCGCAAGCCACGCACCGGTATGCTCACCAAATACTTAACCGGTGAGTATGACCTGGAAAACTCATTTGTAATCGGTGACCGTATTACAGATGTGGAACTGGCTAAAAACCTGGGTGCAAAGGCTATATGGATGAATGAAGGAACCGGCCTGGGTGCTGCGGAGATAAATGATTCCGCTGCTGCATTACGTGAAGTGATTGCCCTGGAAACGACCGACTGGAACAGGATTTACGAGTTCCTGAAAGTAGGGCTTCGCACGGTAACGCATGTACGAAAAACAAATGAAACCGATATCTCGATAAATATCAACCTGGATGGTACCGGCAAAGCCAATATCCACACAGGTCTCGGCTTCTTCGATCATATGCTCGACCAGATTGCCCGTCATGGTGCCATCGACCTGGATATCACTGCCAAAGGGGATCTTCATATAGACGAACATCATACGATAGAAGATACCGGTATCGCTTTGGGAGAAGCAATGGCCAAAGCCCTCGGTGATAAGCGTGGTATCGAGCGTTATGGCTTCACCCTGCCAATGGATGATTGTCTGGCTCAGGTTGGTATCGACTTTGGCGGCAGAAACTGGCTGGTATGGGATGCTACATTTAAGAGAGAGAAGATAGGAGAGATGCCTACAGAGATGTTCTACCACTTCTTTAAGTCGTTCTCAGACGGTGCCAGAGCCAATCTGAATATAAAAGCAGAAGGGGAAAATGAGCACCATAAGATAGAAGCTATCTTTAAAGCCTTCGCCAAAGCAGTGAAAGTGGCCGTAAAGCGCAACCCGACAAAAATGCAACTGCCTAGTACCAAAGGAGTGCTGTAA
- the trpD gene encoding anthranilate phosphoribosyltransferase, which translates to MKKILNYLFEHKTFSREAAKEILISISKGMYNDSEMAAFMTVYLMRSITIDELLGFRDALLELCVPVNLNGYDVLDIVGTGGDAKNTFNISTLSCFLVSGAGAKVAKHGNYGVSSVSGASNLMELVGYKFKNDDAKLRAELEEAGICFLHAPLFHPALKNVAAIRRQLGVRTFFNMLGPLVNPAFAQHQLIGVYSLEMARVYNYLFQQTDKKFVIVHSLDGYDEISLTADTKVITNAGEQDWTPERLGKRRVQPQDIFGGNTPEEAAKIFMKILKGEGTWAQNSVVFANAAMGLYSLGTYSSYDDCFAAAVASLESGNAYNSFKKLIAIQ; encoded by the coding sequence ATGAAAAAGATTTTAAACTATCTCTTCGAACATAAAACTTTTAGTCGCGAAGCCGCTAAGGAAATACTGATCAGCATTTCCAAAGGCATGTATAACGACAGCGAAATGGCTGCATTCATGACGGTTTACCTCATGCGCAGCATCACCATCGATGAACTGTTAGGTTTCCGCGATGCCTTACTGGAACTGTGTGTACCAGTTAATTTAAACGGTTACGATGTTTTAGATATCGTAGGTACTGGAGGAGATGCAAAAAATACATTTAATATTTCTACCTTGTCCTGCTTTTTAGTATCCGGAGCCGGTGCTAAAGTGGCAAAACATGGTAACTATGGTGTATCCTCCGTTAGTGGTGCCTCCAATCTCATGGAGCTGGTAGGATACAAGTTTAAAAATGATGACGCAAAACTCAGGGCTGAACTGGAAGAAGCGGGCATCTGCTTTCTGCACGCGCCACTGTTTCACCCGGCATTGAAAAATGTAGCAGCCATCCGCCGCCAGCTGGGTGTACGCACTTTCTTTAACATGCTCGGACCACTGGTAAACCCAGCCTTTGCGCAACATCAGCTGATAGGTGTTTACAGCCTGGAAATGGCCAGAGTATACAACTATCTCTTCCAGCAGACAGATAAGAAATTCGTAATTGTTCATAGTCTGGATGGTTACGACGAAATTTCCCTGACTGCAGATACCAAAGTGATCACCAATGCAGGTGAACAGGACTGGACTCCGGAAAGACTCGGCAAACGCCGCGTACAGCCACAGGATATCTTCGGCGGTAATACACCGGAAGAAGCCGCAAAAATCTTTATGAAGATATTGAAGGGAGAAGGTACCTGGGCCCAGAACTCTGTTGTATTTGCCAACGCTGCCATGGGATTATACAGCCTCGGCACCTACAGCAGCTACGACGACTGCTTTGCAGCTGCAGTAGCGTCACTGGAATCCGGTAATGCATACAATTCATTCAAGAAACTGATAGCAATACAGTAA
- the hisC gene encoding histidinol-phosphate transaminase, giving the protein MFNLDSLLRNNIKRLVPYSSARDEFKGEATVYIDANENGFGSPLPVNYNRYPDPLQWKLKYKLADIKGVPPQNIFLGNGSDEAIDLLFRAFCNPGGVDNVVICPPTYGMYEVSANINDVTLRSVSLTENFQLDIEGLQQAIDENTKLIFVCSPNNPTGNSINRSDIELLLNNFDGIVVIDEAYINFSRQKSFIQELTEYPNLVVMQTLSKAWGLAALRVGMAFASEDIINIFNKVKAPYNMNQATQELALQALDNVSQVNEWIREIVIERDLMSAALEQLPQVLQVYPSDANFVLVKTTDANSIYKYLTDRGIIVRNRNKVELCQGCLRITIGTPEENLQLVDALKSYQPETEKTVPA; this is encoded by the coding sequence ATGTTTAATTTAGACTCCCTCCTGAGGAACAATATAAAAAGACTGGTACCTTACTCATCAGCAAGAGATGAATTTAAAGGCGAAGCAACGGTGTACATCGATGCTAACGAAAACGGCTTCGGTTCCCCGCTTCCGGTGAACTATAACAGGTATCCCGATCCTTTACAATGGAAACTGAAATATAAACTGGCCGATATCAAAGGCGTACCCCCACAGAATATCTTCCTGGGCAACGGTAGCGATGAAGCCATAGATTTACTCTTCCGCGCCTTCTGTAATCCGGGTGGTGTGGATAACGTGGTAATCTGTCCGCCTACCTACGGCATGTACGAGGTGAGCGCCAATATCAACGATGTTACCCTGCGCAGTGTTAGCCTTACTGAAAATTTCCAGCTGGACATCGAAGGACTGCAACAGGCCATCGATGAAAATACCAAACTGATATTTGTCTGCTCTCCTAACAACCCTACCGGTAACTCCATCAACCGCTCCGATATTGAATTACTGCTGAATAACTTCGATGGTATCGTGGTGATAGATGAGGCATATATCAACTTCTCCCGTCAGAAATCCTTTATCCAGGAGCTGACAGAATATCCAAACCTGGTGGTAATGCAAACGCTCTCCAAAGCATGGGGACTCGCTGCCTTACGCGTAGGTATGGCTTTCGCAAGTGAAGATATTATAAACATCTTCAATAAGGTAAAAGCACCATATAACATGAACCAGGCTACCCAGGAACTGGCCTTACAGGCCCTGGACAACGTAAGCCAGGTAAATGAATGGATCCGTGAAATCGTGATCGAACGCGATCTGATGTCGGCCGCACTGGAGCAACTGCCACAGGTATTGCAGGTATATCCGAGCGATGCCAACTTCGTACTGGTGAAAACCACCGATGCCAACAGCATCTACAAATACCTGACAGATCGTGGTATCATCGTGCGTAATCGTAATAAAGTAGAGCTTTGCCAGGGATGCCTGCGTATTACCATAGGTACGCCGGAAGAGAATCTCCAGCTGGTAGATGCACTGAAATCCTATCAACCGGAAACAGAAAAAACAGTCCCTGCATGA